One window from the genome of Anolis sagrei isolate rAnoSag1 chromosome 4, rAnoSag1.mat, whole genome shotgun sequence encodes:
- the PTGS2 gene encoding prostaglandin G/H synthase 2, which translates to MLLRCAVLFALLAWSHAVNPCCSNPCHNRGVCMTTGFDTYVCDCTRTGYYGENCTTPEFLTWLKLKLKPTPDMVHYILTHFKGVWNIINNIPFLHRAIMTYILMSRSHLIESPPTYNGHYSYKSWEAYSNLSYYTRSLPPVEHNCPTPMGIKGKKELPDSQIIVEKFLMRRKFIPDPQGTNVMFTFFAQHFTHQFFKTDHHKGPEFTKGLGHGVDLSHIYGENLDRQMKLRLLKDGKLKYQMIDGEMYPPTVKDTQAEMIYPPHIPEHLRFCVGQEVFGLVPGLMMYATLWLREHNRVCDVLKGEHPEWDDEQLFQTTRLILIGETIKIVIEDYVQHLSGYHFKLKFDPELLFSQRFQYQNRIAAEFNTLYHWHPLLPDTFNIQDQEYTYQQFVYNNSIMLDHGLSHMVQSFSKQTAGRVAGGRNVPVAVLKVAKASIDQSRQMRYRSLNEYRKHFLLKPFQSFEELTGEKEMAAELKELYGDIDAMELYPALLVEKPRPGAIFGETMIELGAPFSLKGLMGNAICSPEYWKPSTFGGKVGFDIVNTASLQRLVCNNVAGCPLTAFHVLTQETMVTSNISTTSASLDEINPAVLLKERSAEL; encoded by the exons ATGCTGCTCCGCTGCGCCGTCCTCTTTGCCCTCCTTGCTTGGAGCCACGCTG TTAATCCTTGCTGTTCAAATCCATGCCATAACAGAGGAGTGTGCATGACAACAGGTTTTGACACGTATGTTTGTGACTGTACACGAACTGGATATTATGGGGAAAACTGCACTACAC CTGAATTTTTGACTTGGCTAAAACTGAAATTGAAGCCTACTCCTGACATGGTCCACTACATACTTACTCACTTCAAAGGTGTCTGGAATATCATCAATAACATCCCATTCCTTCACAGAGCCATCATGACATACATATTGATGT CAAGATCCCACTTAATAGAGAGTCCACCAACATATAACGGCCATTACAGTTACAAAAGCTGGGAAGCCTATTCAAACCTTTCATACTACACTCGAAGTCTCCCACCAGTGGAACACAACTGCCCCACTCCAATGGGTATTAAAG GCAAAAAGGAGCTTCCAGATTCCCAAATCATTGTGGAGAAATTTTTGATGAGGAGAAAATTTATACCTGACCCTCAAGGCACAAATGTAATGTTCACATTCTTTGCCCAACATTTCACCCACCAGTTCTTCAAAACGGATCACCACAAAGGACCAGAGTTCACAAAAGGCCTTGGACATGGG GTTGATCTGAGTCACATTTATGGAGAGAATTTAGACAGACAGATGAAACTGAGATTGCTTAAGGATGGAAAACTCAAATATCAG ATGATTGATGGAGAAATGTATCCACCCACAGTGAAAGACACTCAGGCAGAAATGATCTATCCACCCCATATCCCTGAGCACCTGAGATTTTGTGTAGGACAAGAAGTttttggtttggttccaggactgaTGATGTATGCGACATTATGGCTACGGGAACACAACCGGGTGTGTGATGTTCTTAAAGGGGAGCATCCGGAATGGGATGATGAACAACTGTTCCAAACAACCAGGCTGATCTTGATAG gtgaAACCATTAAAATTGTGATTGAAGACTATGTACAGCATTTAAGTGGCTATCACTTCAAGCTGAAGTTCGATCCAGAGCTGCTCTTTAGCCAACGATTCCAGTATCAGAACAGAATAGCAGCAGAGTTCAACACTCTTTATCACTGGCACCCTCTTCTGCCTGATACTTTTAACATTCAGGACCAAGAATATACTTATCAGCAGTTTGTCTACAACAATTCCATTATGCTGGACCATGGCCTTTCTCACATGGTACAATCTTTCTCCAAGCAAACAGCTGGAAGG GTAGCTGGAGGCCGAAATGTCCCAGTTGCAGTTCTGAAAGTGGCTAAAGCTTCTATTGATCAAAGCCGGCAAATGAGGTACCGATCCCTGAATGAATATCGCAAACACTTCCTCCTGAAGCCTTTCCAGTCATTTGAAGAACTTACAG gagagaaagaaatggctgctgaacttaaAGAACTTTATGGAGACATTGATGCGATGGAGCTTTATCCAGCTCTTTTAGTAGAAAAACCACGTCCTGGAGCCATCTTTGGTGAGACCATGATCGAACTTGGAGCACCgttctccctgaaaggactcatgGGGAATGCAATTTGCTCTCCTGAGTACTGGAAGCCGAGCACTTTTGGGGGCAAGGTGGGCTTTGATATTGTGAACACAGCTTCCCTCCAAAGACTTGTCTGCAATAACGTGGCTGGCTGTCCTCTCACAGCGTTCCATGTGTTGACCCAAGAAACAATGGTAACAAGCAACATCAGCACCACCAGCGCATCATTAGACGAAATCAATCCAGCAGTACTACTAAAAGAGCGGTCTGCAGAACTATAG